Proteins from one Desulfonema limicola genomic window:
- a CDS encoding AAA-like domain-containing protein gives MRKFHSYGPVDCEEHFCIQRKELIDCCFNQLIGNPEKGGHYFTIWSPRQCGKTWLMRQVKKEIEKQYPEKFIAGMMSMQGVIMEKDDPDEVLFRQLPRIVRDAFKIEPSIPKTWDDWIELFSIEKGLFSKPVILFIDEFDSLPPRIIDQLVILFRDMYLKRESFNIHGLALIGVRAVLGVDSLRGSPFNIQRSLHVPNFTKEEVEDLFNQYQTESGQEIDPEVVKTVYDSTRGQPGLVCWFGELLTETYNPGTEKFINMSLWKQVYSRGCYSEWNNTVLNLVKKVRSGYQNHVVELFNNSDIRFSIDAQWCSYLYLNGVIDKQEVVNDKGEFMEICRFSSPFIQLRLYNALTMDLIGERLPILALDPLDTLSDVFEPPELNIPALLERYKAYLKRLKAKGINPWKDQPRRSDLHYTEYVGHFHLYFWLQNAVGRLCSVSPEFPTGNGRVDLHLRYKNRQAVIEVKSFKDQAELEYSRNQALKYAQKLELSAISLAVFVPVEDEEILTKLSSSQTIDGVKLDVTAIGWV, from the coding sequence ATGAGAAAATTTCATTCTTACGGACCCGTTGACTGCGAGGAACATTTCTGCATTCAGCGAAAAGAACTTATTGACTGTTGTTTTAACCAATTAATCGGCAACCCTGAAAAAGGCGGCCACTACTTCACCATCTGGTCGCCCCGGCAGTGCGGCAAAACCTGGCTCATGCGGCAGGTAAAAAAAGAGATTGAAAAGCAGTACCCTGAAAAATTTATTGCGGGCATGATGTCAATGCAGGGTGTTATAATGGAAAAAGACGATCCTGATGAAGTCCTTTTCAGACAACTGCCCCGTATTGTAAGAGATGCCTTTAAAATTGAACCTTCTATTCCAAAAACTTGGGACGACTGGATTGAATTGTTTTCCATTGAAAAAGGGCTGTTCAGCAAACCCGTAATCCTGTTCATAGACGAATTTGACAGCCTGCCCCCAAGAATCATTGATCAACTGGTAATACTTTTCAGGGACATGTATTTAAAACGTGAAAGCTTCAATATTCACGGACTCGCATTAATAGGAGTGAGGGCAGTCCTCGGAGTTGACAGCCTCCGCGGCTCCCCTTTCAATATCCAGCGCTCCCTGCATGTGCCGAATTTTACAAAAGAAGAAGTAGAAGACCTGTTTAACCAGTATCAAACAGAAAGCGGGCAGGAAATTGACCCGGAAGTCGTAAAAACTGTGTATGATTCCACAAGAGGGCAGCCCGGGCTTGTGTGCTGGTTCGGCGAGCTTTTAACTGAAACATACAACCCTGGAACTGAAAAATTTATTAACATGAGCCTTTGGAAACAGGTTTACAGCAGGGGCTGTTATTCAGAGTGGAACAATACAGTATTGAACTTGGTTAAAAAAGTAAGGTCAGGTTATCAAAATCATGTTGTTGAACTGTTCAATAATTCTGATATTCGTTTCAGTATTGATGCCCAGTGGTGCAGTTATCTTTATTTAAACGGTGTTATTGACAAACAAGAGGTTGTAAATGATAAAGGAGAATTTATGGAAATCTGCCGTTTTTCCAGCCCTTTTATCCAGCTGCGTCTTTACAATGCCCTTACAATGGATTTAATAGGAGAGCGACTGCCAATTCTTGCCCTGGATCCTCTGGATACACTTTCAGACGTGTTTGAACCCCCTGAACTCAATATCCCGGCTTTACTTGAAAGATACAAGGCATATCTTAAACGCCTGAAGGCAAAAGGAATAAACCCCTGGAAGGACCAGCCAAGACGCAGCGATCTTCATTATACTGAATATGTGGGTCATTTTCATCTTTATTTCTGGCTGCAAAATGCAGTTGGAAGGCTTTGCAGTGTCAGCCCGGAATTTCCCACAGGCAACGGCAGGGTTGATCTGCATCTGAGATATAAAAACAGACAGGCAGTAATTGAAGTGAAAAGCTTCAAGGATCAGGCAGAACTTGAATATTCAAGAAATCAGGCTTTAAAATATGCCCAAAAACTGGAACTTTCAGCCATAAGCCTTGCCGTATTTGTACCTGTGGAAGATGAAGAAATCCTAACAAAACTTTCAAGTTCCCAGACCATTGATGGGGTAAAACTGGATGTAACAGCAATAGGCTGGGTATAA
- a CDS encoding AAA-like domain-containing protein, whose translation MRRFHSYGPVDCEEHFCIQRKELIDCCFKQLIGNPEKGGHYFTIWSPRQCGKTWLMRQVKKEIEKQYPEKFIIGMMSVQGVVMKNDDPEEGFLERLPLLFWESFKIEMDKTPINFEGFKNLFLKDKGLFSKPLILFIDEFDSLPPRIIDQLVTLFRDMYLKREDYNIHGLALIGVRAVLGVDSLRGSPFNIQRSLHVPNFTTEEVEDLFNQYQTESGQEIESEVVKTVYDSTRGQPGLVCWFGELLAETYNPGTGRIIDISVWKDVYAAALHKEWNNTVLNLIKKAQGNYADYVLELFTKSDLPFSIRAEWCSYLYLNGIIDSLESGDSSGSRTYVCRFSSPFVQTCLYEAFTMDFAGDRLPILALDPLDTLSDVFEPPELNIPALLERYKAYLKRLKAKGINPWKDQPRRADLHYTEYVGHFHLYFWLQNAVGRLCSVSPEFPTGNGRVDLHLRCKNRQAVIEVKSFKDQAELEYSRHQALKYAQKLELSSISLAVFVPVEDEEILKKLSISQTIEGVKLDVTAIGWV comes from the coding sequence ATGAGAAGATTCCATTCATACGGCCCCGTTGACTGCGAGGAACATTTCTGCATTCAGCGAAAAGAACTTATTGACTGTTGTTTTAAACAATTAATCGGCAACCCTGAAAAAGGCGGCCACTACTTCACCATCTGGTCGCCCCGGCAGTGCGGCAAAACCTGGCTCATGCGGCAGGTAAAAAAAGAGATTGAAAAGCAGTACCCTGAAAAATTCATTATCGGCATGATGTCAGTTCAGGGTGTTGTCATGAAAAATGATGATCCTGAAGAAGGATTTCTGGAAAGACTTCCCCTTCTTTTTTGGGAGTCTTTTAAAATAGAAATGGATAAAACTCCCATAAATTTTGAAGGGTTTAAGAATTTGTTTTTAAAAGATAAGGGATTATTCAGCAAACCTTTGATTTTATTTATAGACGAATTTGACAGCCTGCCGCCCAGGATTATTGATCAACTGGTAACACTTTTCAGGGATATGTATTTAAAACGTGAAGATTACAATATTCACGGACTCGCGCTTATAGGAGTCCGTGCAGTCCTCGGAGTTGACAGCTTGCGAGGCTCTCCTTTCAACATCCAGCGCTCCCTGCATGTGCCGAACTTCACAACAGAAGAAGTAGAAGACCTGTTTAACCAGTATCAAACAGAAAGCGGGCAGGAAATAGAATCAGAAGTAGTAAAAACCGTATATGATTCCACCAGGGGACAGCCGGGTCTTGTGTGCTGGTTCGGCGAGCTTTTAGCTGAAACATACAACCCGGGAACCGGCAGAATTATTGACATATCTGTCTGGAAAGATGTTTATGCAGCAGCACTTCACAAAGAATGGAACAACACAGTCCTGAATCTTATTAAAAAAGCTCAGGGAAATTATGCAGATTATGTCCTGGAATTATTTACCAAATCAGACCTGCCTTTCAGCATAAGAGCAGAATGGTGCAGCTATCTGTATTTAAACGGGATTATTGACAGTCTTGAATCTGGTGATTCATCAGGCAGCAGGACTTATGTATGCCGGTTTTCATCTCCTTTTGTCCAGACCTGTCTTTATGAAGCCTTTACAATGGATTTTGCCGGAGACCGTCTGCCAATTCTTGCCCTGGATCCTTTGGATACACTTTCAGACGTGTTTGAACCCCCTGAACTCAATATCCCGGCTTTACTTGAAAGATACAAGGCATATCTTAAACGTCTCAAGGCAAAAGGAATAAACCCCTGGAAGGACCAGCCCCGGCGTGCTGATCTTCATTATACTGAATATGTGGGTCATTTTCATCTTTATTTCTGGCTGCAAAATGCAGTTGGAAGGCTTTGCAGTGTCAGCCCGGAATTTCCCACAGGCAACGGCAGGGTTGATCTGCATCTGAGATGTAAAAACAGACAGGCAGTAATTGAAGTGAAAAGCTTCAAGGATCAGGCAGAACTTGAATATTCAAGACATCAGGCTTTAAAATATGCCCAAAAACTGGAACTTTCAAGCATAAGCCTTGCCGTATTTGTACCTGTGGAAGATGAAGAAATCCTAAAAAAACTTTCAATTTCCCAGACCATTGAAGGCGTAAAACTGGATGTAACAGCAATAGGCTGGGTATAA
- a CDS encoding sigma-54-dependent transcriptional regulator: MKPGKISAGKILAIDDEKNILHLIQNEFSEEGFEVTTAETGEQGLEIAEKQKFDLVFLDIKLPKINGIETLKRLKQKSSATEVIMITGHGEVKSAVESIKLGARDYITKPFKLDELLFLARQVIEDRKTGSETYDDIAGNVRYEDRKFMLCPNQAMQNIYRIMKRVAPTDNTILILGETGVGKDVLAAQIHLCSKRKKGPFITLDCGMLNHNLAESELYGHRKGAFSGAGDRKEGLVEKSNGGTLFLDEIGNIDINMQKKFLRFLETGKFRRLGETREISVDARIILATNIDLHQAVEKGLLRKDLLYRMDVISITLPPLRERQEDIIPLSEHLLELYGDKTRKIEISQEAARVLTEYSWPGNIRELKSVITKALLFSDSDILMPDDLPEHLNKNKKIPASLPKTLEEMEKEHIMAVLDKTGGHQTRAAELLGINRKTLYKKIHKYNLFS, encoded by the coding sequence ATGAAGCCTGGAAAAATATCAGCCGGAAAAATATTAGCCATTGATGATGAGAAAAATATTCTGCACCTGATCCAAAATGAATTTTCCGAAGAAGGCTTTGAAGTTACAACAGCGGAAACCGGCGAGCAGGGACTTGAAATTGCTGAAAAACAGAAATTCGACCTTGTGTTTCTTGATATTAAACTGCCTAAAATCAATGGAATTGAAACCCTTAAAAGACTTAAACAGAAATCATCTGCCACCGAGGTGATTATGATAACAGGGCATGGTGAAGTAAAATCAGCAGTGGAATCCATAAAACTGGGTGCCAGGGATTATATAACCAAACCCTTTAAGCTGGATGAACTTCTCTTTCTTGCCAGACAAGTTATTGAAGACAGGAAAACAGGTTCTGAAACATATGACGACATTGCGGGCAATGTCCGGTATGAAGACAGAAAGTTCATGCTGTGCCCAAATCAGGCCATGCAGAATATTTACAGGATAATGAAACGGGTTGCTCCCACTGATAACACTATCTTGATTCTGGGAGAAACAGGGGTGGGCAAAGATGTTCTGGCAGCCCAGATTCACCTTTGCAGTAAAAGAAAAAAAGGCCCTTTTATTACTCTGGACTGCGGCATGTTAAATCACAATCTTGCTGAAAGCGAACTTTATGGCCACAGGAAAGGAGCATTTTCAGGAGCAGGAGACAGAAAAGAAGGGCTGGTAGAAAAAAGTAACGGCGGAACTCTTTTCCTGGATGAAATCGGAAACATAGATATTAATATGCAGAAGAAATTCCTGAGATTCCTGGAAACCGGAAAATTTCGCAGACTGGGAGAAACCAGGGAAATAAGTGTTGATGCCAGGATAATCCTTGCTACAAATATTGACCTGCATCAAGCTGTTGAAAAAGGTCTTCTGCGCAAAGATCTTTTATACCGCATGGATGTAATCTCCATAACTCTCCCTCCTTTAAGAGAACGGCAGGAAGACATCATACCTTTGTCTGAACATCTGCTTGAACTTTACGGAGATAAAACAAGAAAAATAGAAATCTCCCAGGAAGCAGCCCGGGTTTTGACTGAATATTCATGGCCCGGCAATATAAGGGAGCTGAAATCAGTTATAACAAAAGCCCTTCTTTTTTCAGATTCTGATATTCTCATGCCTGATGATTTGCCCGAACATCTTAACAAGAATAAAAAAATTCCTGCTTCCCTGCCTAAAACCCTTGAAGAAATGGAAAAAGAACATATTATGGCGGTTTTGGATAAAACAGGGGGACACCAGACAAGAGCAGCAGAATTACTTGGAATCAATCGTAAAACCCTTTATAAAAAGATCCATAAATACAATCTTTTTTCATAG
- a CDS encoding histidine kinase dimerization/phospho-acceptor domain-containing protein: protein MDKQEKLPIHDFKGLGHSKIGYFKEVRSKIKELENLNIKLARRHNRLEAVFNSMVNGLTILDNKLNIVYTNHIQKEMFSNIKEGGKCYNVFYQKDEICRNCPALKTLETQEVQHGERLFKHGQLAGKYYEWTISPIKNHFGKVDELLLIMRDITERKEYEFKLMQAHRMASVGFLATGIAHEINNPLTSIAGFSEGLIKRMKKIDEDLKDNVLKSFGEYLEIINNEAYRCKEIIERLREFTRNSSDEYEFLELDRIIKETLVLIRQHAKDNNIRIDFQNHLTAGFNTIKGKESQLKHLFLNLFKNLFNSSEQEKKDFFVIARNDGKRIDIIISDPEGCLSDELSESSLYSFPGSQGVENGITLDLSICYSIIQHHKGDIRSKYTQEHGNTIILMFPAILS from the coding sequence ATGGATAAACAAGAAAAGCTGCCAATACATGATTTTAAAGGGCTTGGTCATTCCAAGATCGGCTATTTTAAAGAGGTTCGTTCAAAAATAAAGGAACTTGAAAATCTTAACATAAAACTTGCCAGGCGGCATAACCGCCTGGAAGCTGTTTTTAACAGCATGGTAAACGGTCTTACAATCCTGGACAATAAACTTAACATTGTTTATACCAATCATATACAAAAAGAGATGTTTTCCAATATTAAAGAAGGGGGCAAATGTTATAATGTTTTTTATCAAAAAGACGAAATCTGCCGAAACTGTCCTGCCTTGAAAACCCTTGAAACTCAGGAAGTTCAGCATGGGGAAAGATTATTTAAACATGGTCAGCTTGCAGGAAAATATTATGAATGGACCATATCCCCTATTAAAAATCACTTTGGCAAAGTTGACGAGCTTCTTTTAATCATGAGAGATATTACAGAGAGAAAGGAATATGAATTCAAGCTCATGCAGGCTCACAGGATGGCATCCGTGGGTTTTCTTGCAACAGGCATTGCTCATGAAATAAACAATCCCCTGACATCTATTGCAGGTTTTTCAGAAGGTCTTATAAAACGTATGAAAAAAATAGATGAAGACCTCAAAGATAATGTACTCAAATCTTTTGGGGAATATCTGGAGATTATAAATAATGAGGCTTACCGGTGTAAGGAAATAATTGAAAGACTGCGTGAATTTACCCGTAATTCTTCAGATGAATACGAGTTCCTGGAACTTGACAGGATTATTAAAGAAACCCTGGTATTGATAAGGCAGCATGCAAAGGACAATAATATCAGGATAGATTTTCAAAACCATCTTACTGCTGGTTTTAATACGATCAAGGGGAAAGAATCACAACTGAAGCATTTATTTTTGAATCTTTTTAAAAATCTCTTTAATTCTTCTGAACAGGAAAAAAAAGATTTTTTTGTAATTGCCAGGAATGACGGCAAAAGAATTGATATTATTATATCTGACCCTGAAGGTTGTCTTTCTGATGAATTATCTGAAAGCAGTCTTTATTCCTTTCCAGGTTCACAAGGCGTAGAAAACGGCATAACACTTGACTTATCAATATGTTACAGTATTATCCAGCACCATAAAGGTGATATTCGTTCAAAATACACCCAAGAGCATGGAAACACCATAATACTGATGTTTCCTGCAATATTATCCTGA
- a CDS encoding iron-containing alcohol dehydrogenase: protein MQNQDDNLLKFDIPEIIYGRGSLSKIGQCAARLGGEKVFVVTDSGIINAGWLDKTLEYLKQEGLRYIVYDNVVTNPRDFQAEHGVQLYLKKDCDVIIALGGGSPIDTAKGIAILATNHGSINEYSGCNLVLHPIPPLVCVPTTAGTGADISQFAVFLDIKKKMKMCILSRTIMPDISLIDPELLRSLSPELIAATGMDTLTHAIEAYVSSLSWPMTDPHAIHSIKLVAEHLVNAVKTKDITALEGMSIASLEAGMAFSNAILGAVHALSHPLGGLYDLHHGLVNSVILPAVLGQNLSHAIPKFAHISKALGLKSKGMSIEDAALHTPEKVKELIEALGLPTRLSKMGVDAGDIPIMAEMAKDDICMLTNPCSYSKENIEAMYREVW, encoded by the coding sequence ATGCAAAATCAAGATGATAATCTATTAAAGTTTGATATACCTGAAATTATTTACGGTCGGGGTTCTCTTTCTAAAATAGGGCAGTGTGCTGCACGGCTGGGAGGCGAAAAGGTTTTTGTTGTTACAGATTCTGGAATTATCAATGCAGGCTGGCTTGATAAAACCCTGGAATATCTTAAACAGGAAGGTTTGAGATATATTGTTTATGATAATGTAGTAACAAATCCCCGTGATTTTCAGGCAGAACACGGGGTTCAGCTCTATCTGAAAAAAGACTGTGATGTAATTATTGCTCTGGGCGGCGGAAGTCCCATTGATACAGCAAAAGGCATTGCAATCCTGGCAACAAATCACGGATCTATAAATGAATATTCAGGATGCAATCTTGTTCTTCATCCCATACCGCCTTTGGTCTGCGTTCCTACTACTGCTGGAACAGGAGCAGATATCAGTCAGTTTGCCGTGTTTCTGGATATTAAAAAGAAAATGAAGATGTGCATCCTCAGCCGTACCATTATGCCTGACATTTCCCTGATAGATCCGGAACTGCTGAGAAGCCTGTCTCCAGAACTTATTGCAGCAACAGGGATGGATACCTTGACCCATGCAATAGAAGCATATGTATCTTCATTATCCTGGCCCATGACTGATCCCCATGCTATTCACTCCATTAAACTGGTGGCAGAACACCTGGTTAATGCAGTAAAGACAAAAGATATAACTGCCCTGGAAGGAATGTCCATTGCATCCCTTGAAGCCGGCATGGCTTTTTCCAACGCAATCCTGGGAGCTGTCCATGCCTTATCTCATCCCCTGGGAGGTCTGTATGATCTTCATCATGGTCTTGTTAATTCGGTTATTCTGCCTGCTGTGCTGGGGCAGAACCTGAGTCATGCCATACCAAAATTTGCCCACATCTCAAAAGCTTTGGGCCTGAAATCAAAGGGCATGAGCATTGAAGATGCAGCTCTGCACACCCCTGAAAAGGTTAAAGAACTTATTGAAGCTCTAGGTCTTCCCACACGGCTTTCAAAAATGGGCGTGGATGCCGGAGATATTCCCATCATGGCTGAAATGGCTAAAGATGATATTTGTATGCTGACCAATCCGTGTTCATATTCAAAAGAAAATATTGAGGCCATGTACAGGGAGGTCTGGTAG
- a CDS encoding putative quinol monooxygenase produces MAEKKVTVMAKCKAKPGMEDNVRKELMALVGPTRLEPGCINYDLHCSNEDKSLFMFYENWKSKQDLDSHLEMPHLKNFIKKAETLLVEPIEIVLWEMIS; encoded by the coding sequence ATGGCTGAAAAAAAAGTAACAGTAATGGCAAAATGCAAGGCAAAGCCTGGAATGGAAGATAATGTCAGGAAAGAACTCATGGCACTTGTCGGCCCGACCAGACTGGAGCCGGGCTGCATAAATTATGATCTTCATTGTTCAAATGAGGATAAATCCCTTTTTATGTTCTATGAAAACTGGAAAAGCAAACAAGACCTTGATTCCCACCTTGAAATGCCGCATTTAAAGAATTTTATTAAAAAAGCTGAAACCCTTCTTGTTGAGCCAATAGAGATTGTTCTTTGGGAGATGATAAGCTAA
- a CDS encoding DUF4242 domain-containing protein: MPKYIIERELPGAGNLSNDEIQGISQKSCQVLNNLGPQIQWVQSYVTDDKIYCVYIAPNKEMIENHAKEGGFPANSISQVKRMIDPTSAE, from the coding sequence ATGCCAAAGTACATTATCGAACGTGAACTGCCAGGAGCCGGAAATCTTTCAAATGATGAGATTCAGGGAATTTCCCAGAAATCTTGCCAGGTATTGAATAATCTCGGTCCCCAGATTCAATGGGTGCAAAGCTATGTAACAGATGATAAAATCTATTGCGTATATATTGCACCAAACAAGGAAATGATTGAAAATCATGCCAAAGAAGGCGGGTTTCCTGCAAACAGCATTTCCCAGGTAAAAAGGATGATTGATCCTACAAGTGCTGAATAA
- a CDS encoding MFS transporter: MKIKSLDIENFRGLMTTIEHNTATPLSYAMFLTIICLIAFGCFTASYMRLPIVPLYAKSLGIDIAHIGIINSFFFMTAGILSLPIGILSDQLGRKRLAVLGLILLSGTSFLLCISETHISLCAVYFIYGVGMALFGPTMMSLVADFSPLTHLGRSYGWYTTALYSGMSLGPALGGFVAENFGFTRVFLLSGSFLLVNICITLIFLPSPGRIHASGSKTQIFLIIKQDIIGNRPLLGCWAATLGGAFGLGTFMTFVPLHARNQGLKLDQIGIIFFIQGLVNALSRIPLGYLSDKVDGRQKLVVLGLTGFSASVAGFGMSVSLNHFIICAVAMGLSMALAFTSVGALLAETVPPGSRGLAMGGYNAMIYIGMMICSALMGYIIQKTGFNNGFLIAAVIIVALIALFYYLMGAKVPDCY; this comes from the coding sequence GTGAAAATAAAAAGTCTTGATATTGAAAATTTTAGAGGATTAATGACAACAATTGAACATAATACAGCCACTCCGTTATCATATGCAATGTTTCTGACCATTATCTGCCTGATAGCCTTTGGCTGTTTCACAGCTTCATACATGCGTCTCCCCATTGTACCGCTTTATGCAAAATCCCTTGGTATTGACATTGCCCATATTGGAATAATCAATTCCTTTTTTTTCATGACAGCAGGCATATTGTCCCTGCCCATAGGAATTCTTTCCGACCAGCTGGGACGCAAGCGCCTTGCTGTGCTGGGATTAATACTTTTATCAGGAACATCATTTCTGCTTTGTATCAGTGAAACCCATATTTCCCTCTGCGCTGTTTATTTTATTTATGGTGTGGGCATGGCATTATTCGGTCCTACCATGATGTCTCTGGTTGCTGATTTTTCTCCTTTAACCCATCTGGGACGTTCATATGGCTGGTACACAACCGCCCTGTATTCCGGCATGAGTCTGGGGCCGGCCTTAGGCGGGTTTGTGGCTGAAAATTTCGGATTTACCAGGGTTTTTCTTTTATCAGGCTCTTTCTTACTGGTAAATATCTGCATTACCCTGATCTTTCTGCCCAGTCCGGGCCGAATCCATGCTTCCGGTTCCAAAACACAGATATTTTTGATTATTAAGCAGGATATTATTGGAAACCGTCCCCTTCTGGGATGCTGGGCTGCTACCCTTGGCGGAGCTTTCGGTCTTGGAACATTCATGACCTTTGTCCCGCTTCATGCCCGTAATCAAGGACTAAAGCTTGATCAGATCGGCATTATTTTTTTTATACAGGGGCTTGTCAATGCGCTTTCCCGGATTCCCCTGGGCTATTTAAGCGATAAGGTTGACGGCCGTCAAAAACTTGTTGTCCTCGGTCTGACAGGGTTTTCCGCTTCTGTTGCAGGATTTGGCATGTCAGTCAGCTTAAACCATTTTATAATTTGCGCAGTGGCAATGGGTCTGAGTATGGCATTGGCTTTTACCTCGGTAGGTGCCCTTCTTGCGGAAACAGTTCCTCCGGGTTCAAGAGGTCTTGCAATGGGCGGGTATAATGCCATGATTTATATTGGTATGATGATATGTTCAGCTCTGATGGGATATATCATTCAAAAAACAGGTTTTAATAATGGCTTCTTAATAGCTGCTGTAATTATTGTTGCTTTAATTGCTTTGTTTTATTATTTAATGGGTGCTAAAGTACCTGATTGTTATTAA